In one Denitratisoma sp. genomic region, the following are encoded:
- the gpM gene encoding phage terminase small subunit — translation MDSPARRHFQRVSAANRQAAETPATRSDATAYELMLLKLAEDKRRLSDIQSLERRAEIKRELLPEYAPWVQGALEGGHGVQDDVLMTVMVWSIDTGDLEQALRIGAYALAHQLAMPDQYKRGTACLIAEELADHALRLKDGIDEATTASLIAADGITAGQDMPDEVRAKLLKAIGLGLDLRGDKPAALDHLKRALALHDKVGVKKDIERLEREIKNLAGSPTGNG, via the coding sequence ATGGACAGCCCGGCCCGCCGCCACTTCCAGCGCGTCTCTGCCGCCAATCGCCAGGCGGCGGAGACGCCCGCCACCCGCTCCGACGCCACCGCCTACGAGCTGATGCTGCTCAAGCTGGCCGAAGACAAGCGCCGCCTCTCCGACATCCAGTCGCTCGAGCGCCGCGCCGAGATCAAGCGCGAGCTGCTGCCGGAATACGCGCCCTGGGTGCAGGGCGCGCTCGAGGGCGGGCACGGCGTGCAGGACGACGTCCTCATGACCGTCATGGTCTGGAGCATCGACACCGGCGACCTCGAACAGGCCCTGCGCATCGGCGCCTACGCCCTCGCGCACCAGCTGGCGATGCCGGACCAGTACAAGCGCGGCACCGCCTGCCTGATCGCCGAGGAGCTCGCCGACCACGCCTTGCGGCTGAAGGACGGCATCGACGAAGCCACCACGGCCTCGCTCATCGCCGCCGATGGCATCACGGCCGGGCAGGACATGCCCGACGAGGTGCGCGCCAAGCTGCTCAAGGCCATCGGCCTCGGCCTCGACCTGCGCGGCGACAAGCCGGCGGCGCTCGACCATCTCAAGCGCGCCCTGGCCCTGCACGACAAGGTCGGCGTGAAAAAGGACATCGAGCGCCTCGAGCGCGAGATCAAGAACTTGGCCGGATCCCCGACGGGAAACGGCTGA
- a CDS encoding phage major capsid protein, P2 family, with protein MRNETRIAYNAYLAQIASLNGVPSAAEKFTIDPSIQQTLESKIQESSDFLQKINIVGVPEQSGEKLGLGVSGPIAGTTDTAAQDRATSDLSAMDANGYVCTQTNFDSHIGYAKLDLWAKFPDFQTRLRDAILRRQALDRIMIGFNGTARAVTSNKVANPLLQDVNKGWLQKYRDNAAARVMDEGANAGAVRVGDAAGRDYYNLDALVFDAVNNLIEPWYREDTELVVILGRDLLADKYFPLVNAANPPTEKIAADLIVSQKRVGGLQAVRAPYVPAGTLMITRLDNLSIYWQEGARRRTVVDNAKRDRIENYESSNEAYVIEDYGCGGVVENIVGAWV; from the coding sequence ATGCGCAACGAGACCCGCATCGCCTACAACGCCTACCTGGCCCAGATCGCGAGCCTGAACGGCGTCCCCTCTGCCGCCGAGAAATTCACGATCGACCCCAGCATCCAGCAGACGCTGGAGAGCAAGATCCAGGAGTCCAGCGACTTCCTGCAGAAGATCAACATCGTCGGCGTGCCCGAACAGTCCGGCGAGAAGCTCGGCCTGGGCGTGAGCGGCCCCATCGCCGGCACCACCGACACCGCGGCGCAGGATCGCGCAACCTCCGACCTGTCGGCGATGGACGCCAACGGCTACGTCTGCACGCAGACCAACTTCGACAGCCACATCGGCTACGCGAAGCTCGACCTGTGGGCCAAGTTCCCCGACTTCCAGACGCGCCTGCGCGACGCCATCCTGCGCCGCCAGGCGCTCGACCGCATCATGATCGGCTTCAACGGCACTGCTCGCGCAGTCACGAGCAACAAGGTCGCCAACCCCCTGCTGCAGGACGTCAACAAGGGCTGGCTGCAGAAGTACCGCGACAACGCCGCCGCGCGCGTCATGGACGAGGGCGCCAACGCCGGCGCCGTGCGCGTGGGCGATGCCGCCGGCCGCGACTACTACAACCTCGACGCCCTGGTGTTCGATGCGGTCAACAACCTGATCGAGCCCTGGTACCGTGAGGACACCGAGCTGGTGGTGATCCTCGGCCGCGACCTGCTGGCGGACAAGTATTTCCCGCTCGTCAATGCCGCCAACCCGCCCACCGAAAAGATCGCCGCCGACCTGATCGTCAGCCAGAAGCGCGTCGGCGGCCTGCAGGCCGTGCGCGCCCCGTACGTCCCGGCCGGCACGCTGATGATCACCCGCCTGGACAACCTGTCGATCTACTGGCAGGAAGGCGCTCGCCGGCGCACCGTGGTGGACAACGCCAAGCGCGACCGCATCGAGAACTACGAGTCCTCGAACGAGGCCTACGTCATCGAAGACTATGGCTGCGGCGGTGTGGTCGAAAACATCGTCGGCGCCTGGGTGTAA
- a CDS encoding GPO family capsid scaffolding protein: protein MAKSKFFRVFTEGDTTDGRVIQRSWIEQIVKHFNPAKFGARVWLEHIRGILPDSPFKAYGDVTAVKAEEVDIDGKKKLALYAQIDATEDLVAMNKKRQKVYTSVEIDPNFAKSGEAYLIGLAVTDSPASLGTEMLAFAANAKVNPLAERKQGPENLFTAAQEVALEFEEETPAPQAGESLFTRVMDLLKGKSKDDAGRFADIGQAVEAVADSQRGLLGQFAALQAALKDATGKLAALTAAAEADRKAFADFKAAMDKAPAGDKRPPAAGGNGAKVTDC from the coding sequence ATGGCCAAAAGCAAGTTCTTCCGCGTCTTCACCGAAGGCGACACCACCGACGGTCGCGTCATCCAGCGCAGCTGGATCGAGCAGATCGTCAAGCATTTCAACCCGGCCAAATTCGGCGCCCGGGTCTGGCTCGAGCACATCCGCGGCATCCTGCCCGACAGCCCCTTCAAGGCCTACGGCGACGTCACCGCCGTCAAGGCCGAGGAAGTCGACATCGACGGGAAGAAGAAGCTGGCGCTCTACGCGCAGATCGACGCCACCGAGGACCTGGTGGCGATGAACAAGAAACGGCAGAAGGTCTACACCTCCGTCGAGATCGATCCGAACTTCGCCAAAAGCGGCGAGGCCTACCTGATCGGCCTGGCCGTCACCGACAGCCCGGCGAGCCTCGGCACCGAGATGCTGGCCTTCGCCGCAAACGCCAAGGTCAATCCGCTGGCCGAGCGCAAGCAGGGACCGGAAAACCTTTTCACCGCCGCGCAGGAAGTCGCGCTCGAGTTCGAGGAAGAGACGCCTGCTCCGCAGGCCGGCGAATCCCTCTTCACCCGCGTGATGGATCTGCTGAAGGGCAAGTCGAAAGACGACGCCGGCCGCTTCGCCGACATCGGCCAGGCCGTGGAAGCCGTGGCCGACTCCCAGCGCGGGCTGCTCGGCCAGTTCGCCGCGCTGCAGGCCGCCCTCAAGGACGCCACCGGCAAGCTCGCCGCGCTCACCGCCGCGGCGGAGGCCGACCGCAAGGCCTTCGCCGACTTCAAGGCCGCCATGGACAAGGCGCCTGCAGGCGACAAGCGCCCGCCGGCCGCCGGCGGCAACGGCGCCAAGGTGACGGACTGCTGA
- a CDS encoding terminase ATPase subunit family protein — MDMHVDMDPRRRARSLYWQGWRIARISDELSVKAATLHSWKRRDKWDDTAPIDRVEASVEARIIQLLAKDPKEGRDYKEIDLLGRQIERLARVRKFSDGGNEADLNPKVGNRNRGPKKPPARNAIGEEQQARLVEAFMESLFPYQKHWYRAGLVERIRNLLKSRQIGATWYFAREGLVDALETGRNQIFLSASKAQAHVFKGYIKQFARDVIDVDLQGDPIVLPNGATLYFLGTNVRTAQSYHGNLYMDEYFWIPKFQEFRKVASGMAMHKHWRLTYFSTPSALSHEAYPFWSGELFNKGRAAAEKINLDVSHAALKDGRRCEDGQWRQIVTVLDAVAGGCDLFDIEQLRLDYSPEEFLNLLMCQFIDDGQSVFPLAMLQRCMVDSWVVWDDFKPLAPRPLGWREVWLGYDPSHTGDSAALVVLAPPLVAGGKFRVLDRVQFKGLDFAEQAERIRKVCESYNVTYIGIDVTGIGQGVYQLVRQFFPGATAFQYSPEVKTRLVLKALDVVRKGRLEFDAGATDLAAAFMAIRKTTTASGRQVTFEAGRAKDISHADLAWACMHAMANEPLEGQTARNTGFMEISG; from the coding sequence ATGGATATGCACGTGGACATGGACCCGCGCCGGCGCGCCAGAAGCCTCTACTGGCAAGGGTGGCGCATTGCGCGAATCAGCGATGAGCTGAGCGTGAAGGCCGCCACTCTGCACTCCTGGAAGCGGCGTGACAAGTGGGACGACACGGCGCCCATTGATCGCGTGGAGGCCTCGGTCGAGGCGCGCATCATCCAGTTGCTGGCGAAGGACCCGAAGGAGGGCAGGGACTACAAGGAGATCGATCTCCTCGGCCGGCAGATCGAGCGCCTGGCGCGGGTGAGGAAATTTTCCGACGGCGGCAACGAGGCGGACCTGAATCCGAAGGTGGGCAACCGCAACCGTGGGCCGAAGAAGCCGCCGGCGCGCAACGCCATCGGCGAGGAGCAGCAGGCCAGGCTGGTCGAGGCCTTCATGGAGAGCCTCTTCCCGTACCAGAAGCACTGGTACCGGGCGGGCCTGGTGGAGCGGATCCGCAACCTGCTCAAGAGCCGCCAGATCGGCGCCACCTGGTATTTCGCCCGCGAGGGCCTGGTAGATGCGCTGGAGACGGGGCGCAATCAGATATTCCTGTCGGCCTCGAAGGCGCAGGCCCACGTCTTCAAGGGCTACATCAAGCAGTTCGCGCGCGACGTCATCGACGTCGATCTGCAGGGCGATCCGATCGTGCTGCCGAACGGGGCGACGCTGTATTTTCTCGGCACCAACGTGCGCACGGCCCAGAGCTATCACGGCAACCTTTACATGGACGAGTATTTCTGGATTCCGAAGTTCCAGGAGTTCCGCAAGGTGGCCAGCGGCATGGCCATGCACAAGCACTGGCGTCTGACCTATTTTTCGACGCCATCGGCGCTCTCGCACGAGGCCTACCCGTTCTGGTCCGGCGAGCTGTTCAACAAGGGGCGGGCGGCCGCCGAGAAGATCAACCTGGACGTCTCGCACGCGGCGCTCAAGGACGGACGGCGCTGCGAGGACGGGCAGTGGCGCCAGATCGTCACGGTGCTCGACGCGGTCGCCGGCGGCTGCGATCTGTTCGACATCGAGCAGCTGCGGCTCGACTACAGCCCGGAGGAGTTCCTCAACCTCCTCATGTGCCAGTTCATCGACGACGGGCAGAGCGTGTTCCCGCTGGCGATGCTGCAGCGCTGCATGGTGGACTCGTGGGTGGTGTGGGACGACTTCAAGCCGCTGGCGCCGCGGCCGCTCGGCTGGCGCGAGGTGTGGCTGGGGTACGACCCGTCGCACACGGGCGATTCCGCCGCGCTGGTGGTGCTGGCGCCGCCGCTGGTCGCCGGCGGCAAGTTCCGCGTGCTCGACCGGGTCCAGTTCAAGGGGCTCGACTTCGCCGAGCAGGCCGAGCGGATCCGCAAGGTCTGCGAGAGCTACAACGTCACCTACATCGGCATCGACGTCACCGGCATCGGCCAGGGCGTCTATCAGCTGGTGCGCCAGTTCTTCCCGGGGGCGACGGCATTCCAGTACAGCCCGGAGGTGAAGACGCGCCTGGTGCTGAAGGCGCTCGATGTGGTCCGCAAGGGCCGGCTGGAATTCGACGCCGGCGCGACGGATCTGGCCGCTGCCTTCATGGCCATCCGCAAAACCACCACCGCCAGCGGCCGCCAGGTCACCTTCGAGGCCGGGCGCGCCAAGGACATCAGTCACGCGGATCTCGCCTGGGCGTGCATGCACGCCATGGCGAACGAGCCGCTTGAGGGTCAAACCGCCCGGAATACGGGCTTCATGGAGATATCAGGATGA
- a CDS encoding phage portal protein yields MNDTTNDTAAHDATAPAQPRAEFFTFGDPEAVLDRRDILDYLECAMMSKWYEPPISFDGLARSSRASVHHASSMTVKRNILASTYIPHPLLTRTAFARWVVDFLVFGNGYLERRLARSGRALALEPALARYTRRGIDMESYWFVQGWKQEHEFPKGAVFHLMEPDINQEIYGLPDYIPALHSAWLNESATLFRRRYYKNGSHAGFILYMTDPAHEQKDIDDLRAALKSSKGPGNFRNLFMYAPNGKKDGIQLIPVSEVAAKDEFLNIKNVTRDDQLAAHRVPPQLMGIIPNNTGGFGDAEKAAAVFMANEIQPLQERLKELNDWIGEEVIRFGPYSLARPPEASGPVMK; encoded by the coding sequence ATGAACGACACCACGAACGACACTGCCGCCCACGATGCCACCGCGCCGGCGCAGCCGCGCGCCGAATTCTTCACCTTCGGCGATCCCGAAGCCGTCCTCGATCGCCGCGACATCCTCGATTATCTGGAGTGCGCGATGATGAGCAAGTGGTACGAGCCGCCGATCTCGTTCGACGGCCTGGCCAGGAGCTCACGCGCCTCGGTGCACCACGCGAGCTCGATGACTGTCAAGCGCAACATCCTCGCCAGCACCTATATTCCGCACCCGCTGCTCACGCGCACCGCTTTCGCGCGCTGGGTGGTCGACTTCCTGGTGTTCGGGAACGGCTACCTCGAGCGCCGTCTGGCGCGCAGCGGCAGGGCGCTCGCGCTCGAGCCGGCGCTGGCCCGCTACACGCGCCGCGGCATCGACATGGAGAGCTACTGGTTCGTCCAGGGCTGGAAACAGGAGCACGAGTTCCCCAAGGGCGCGGTGTTTCACCTCATGGAGCCGGACATCAACCAGGAGATCTACGGGCTGCCGGACTACATCCCCGCGCTGCACTCGGCCTGGCTCAACGAATCCGCCACGCTGTTCCGTCGCCGCTACTACAAGAACGGCAGCCACGCCGGCTTCATCCTCTACATGACCGACCCCGCTCATGAACAGAAGGACATCGACGATCTGCGCGCCGCGCTGAAGAGCTCGAAGGGGCCGGGGAATTTCCGCAACCTCTTCATGTACGCGCCCAACGGGAAGAAGGACGGCATCCAGCTGATCCCGGTGTCCGAGGTCGCGGCGAAAGACGAGTTCCTCAACATCAAGAACGTGACGCGCGACGATCAACTCGCCGCCCACCGCGTGCCGCCTCAGCTCATGGGCATCATCCCGAACAACACCGGCGGCTTCGGCGACGCCGAGAAGGCCGCCGCCGTCTTCATGGCCAACGAGATCCAGCCCCTGCAGGAGCGGTTGAAGGAGCTCAACGACTGGATTGGCGAAGAGGTGATCCGCTTCGGGCCCTACAGCCTGGCCAGGCCGCCGGAGGCCTCCGGGCCGGTGATGAAGTAG
- a CDS encoding DNA adenine methylase, protein MKPSPLVPWIGGKSRLAKRILSIFPEHSCYVEAFAGGAALYFRKEPVDAEILNDINGDLVNLYRVVQHHLEEFIRQFKWALVSRQMYGWLNATRPETLTDVQRAARFYYLQKAGFGGKVEGRTFGTATTTPPRINLLRIEEELSQAHLRLARTTIEHLPWADCIARYDRPHTLFYCDPPYWGTEGYGVGFGLDEYSRMAELARTIQGRMVISVNDIPEMRRAFKGLTIDTAEIRYSVGGAGRSKAKSGELIITNFPR, encoded by the coding sequence ATGAAGCCTAGCCCACTTGTCCCCTGGATCGGCGGCAAAAGCCGTCTCGCCAAGCGCATCCTGTCCATCTTCCCCGAGCATTCCTGCTACGTCGAGGCCTTCGCCGGCGGCGCCGCCCTCTACTTCCGCAAGGAGCCCGTCGATGCGGAGATCCTCAACGACATCAACGGCGACCTCGTCAATCTTTACCGCGTCGTGCAGCACCACCTGGAGGAGTTCATCCGACAGTTCAAGTGGGCCCTGGTGAGCCGGCAGATGTACGGATGGCTCAACGCCACGCGTCCCGAGACGCTCACCGACGTGCAGCGCGCCGCGCGCTTCTACTACCTGCAGAAGGCCGGCTTCGGCGGCAAGGTCGAAGGCCGCACCTTCGGCACCGCCACCACCACGCCGCCCAGGATCAACCTCCTGCGCATCGAGGAGGAGCTGTCCCAGGCCCACCTGCGCCTGGCGCGCACGACGATCGAGCATCTGCCCTGGGCGGACTGCATCGCGCGCTACGACCGGCCCCACACGCTCTTCTACTGCGACCCGCCCTACTGGGGCACCGAGGGCTACGGCGTCGGCTTCGGCCTCGATGAGTACTCCCGCATGGCCGAGCTGGCGCGCACCATCCAGGGCAGGATGGTGATCAGCGTCAACGACATCCCCGAGATGCGCCGCGCCTTCAAGGGCCTGACGATCGACACCGCCGAGATCCGCTACTCGGTCGGCGGCGCCGGCCGCTCCAAGGCCAAGAGCGGCGAGCTGATCATCACCAACTTCCCCCGCTGA
- a CDS encoding SDR family NAD(P)-dependent oxidoreductase — MTTRKSAPRRVLITGVSRGLGHAMAEEFARHGHVVIGCGRSHKPMEALQAQLGAPHRFDVVDIADDAAVKAWAKDVLASHGAPDLLINNAALMNRNAPLWKVPAQEFDSVIDVNIKGTANVLRHFVPAMVKAGKGVIVNFSSGWGRAVDAEVAPYCATKWAIEGLTRALAQELPAGLTAVPLNPGIIDTAMLRSCFGNGAAGYPRPEEWARQAVPFLLALGPRHNGKPLTVE, encoded by the coding sequence ATGACGACCCGCAAGTCCGCGCCGCGGCGGGTGCTGATCACCGGCGTCAGCCGCGGCCTCGGCCATGCCATGGCCGAGGAATTCGCCCGTCACGGCCATGTCGTGATCGGCTGCGGCCGCAGCCACAAACCCATGGAGGCCCTGCAGGCGCAACTCGGCGCGCCGCATCGCTTCGACGTCGTCGACATTGCCGACGACGCGGCGGTGAAGGCCTGGGCGAAAGACGTGCTGGCCTCCCACGGCGCACCCGATCTGCTCATCAACAACGCCGCCCTGATGAACCGCAACGCGCCGCTGTGGAAAGTGCCGGCCCAGGAATTCGACTCGGTCATCGACGTCAACATCAAGGGCACTGCCAACGTCCTCCGCCACTTCGTGCCGGCGATGGTCAAGGCCGGCAAGGGAGTCATCGTGAACTTCAGCTCCGGCTGGGGCCGCGCCGTCGACGCCGAGGTGGCGCCCTACTGCGCCACGAAATGGGCCATCGAAGGCCTGACGCGCGCGCTGGCGCAGGAACTGCCGGCCGGCCTGACCGCCGTGCCGCTCAATCCGGGCATCATCGACACGGCCATGCTGCGCAGCTGCTTCGGCAACGGCGCCGCCGGCTACCCCCGCCCGGAGGAATGGGCGCGGCAGGCAGTGCCCTTCCTGCTCGCGCTCGGCCCGCGCCACAACGGCAAGCCGCTGACGGTCGAATAA
- a CDS encoding acyl-CoA dehydrogenase — MNKAKASFKWDDPLLLDLQLTEEERMVRDTAQQYCQDKLLPRIQDAFRNETTDPAIFREMGELGLLGPTIPAEYGGAGLNYVCYGLIAREVERVDSGYRSMMSVQSSLVMVPINEFGTEAQKKKYLPKLATGEWIGCFGLTEPNHGSDPGSMVTRAKQVKGGYSLSGSKMWISNSPIADVFVVWAKTEDGIIRGFILEKGWKGLSAPAIHGKVGLRASITGEIVMDEVFVPEENLMPGVQGLKGPFTCLNSARYGIAWGALGAAEDCWFRARQYVLDRKQFGRPLAANQLIQKKLADMQTEITLGLQGCLRLGRMKDEGVASVEITSIMKRNSCGKALDVARMARDMLGGNGISDEFGVIRHMVNLEVVNTYEGTHDIHALILGRAQTGIPAFGG, encoded by the coding sequence ATGAACAAAGCCAAAGCCTCCTTCAAGTGGGACGACCCCCTCCTCCTCGACCTGCAGCTCACCGAGGAGGAACGCATGGTGCGCGACACCGCCCAGCAGTACTGCCAGGACAAGCTGCTGCCGCGCATCCAGGACGCCTTCCGCAACGAGACCACCGACCCCGCCATCTTCCGCGAGATGGGCGAGCTGGGCCTGCTCGGGCCGACCATCCCCGCCGAGTACGGCGGCGCCGGCCTCAACTACGTCTGCTACGGCCTGATCGCCCGCGAAGTCGAGCGCGTCGACTCCGGCTACCGCTCGATGATGAGCGTGCAGTCCTCCCTTGTCATGGTGCCGATCAACGAGTTCGGCACCGAGGCGCAGAAGAAGAAGTACCTGCCCAAGCTCGCCACCGGCGAATGGATCGGCTGCTTCGGCCTGACCGAACCGAACCACGGCTCCGACCCCGGCAGCATGGTCACCCGCGCCAAACAGGTGAAGGGCGGCTATTCGCTCTCCGGCTCGAAGATGTGGATTTCCAACTCGCCCATCGCCGACGTCTTCGTCGTCTGGGCGAAGACCGAGGACGGCATCATCCGCGGCTTCATCCTCGAGAAGGGCTGGAAGGGCCTCTCCGCCCCCGCCATCCACGGCAAGGTCGGCCTGCGCGCCTCGATCACCGGCGAGATCGTCATGGACGAGGTGTTCGTGCCGGAAGAGAACCTGATGCCCGGCGTGCAGGGCCTGAAGGGGCCGTTCACCTGCCTCAACTCCGCCCGCTACGGCATCGCCTGGGGCGCGCTCGGCGCGGCGGAGGACTGCTGGTTCCGCGCCCGCCAGTACGTGCTCGACCGCAAGCAGTTCGGCCGCCCGCTCGCCGCCAACCAGTTGATCCAGAAGAAGCTCGCCGACATGCAGACCGAGATCACGCTCGGCCTGCAGGGCTGCCTGCGCCTCGGCCGCATGAAGGACGAGGGCGTCGCCTCGGTCGAGATCACCTCGATCATGAAGCGCAACTCCTGCGGCAAGGCGCTCGACGTGGCGCGCATGGCGCGCGACATGCTCGGCGGCAACGGCATCTCCGACGAGTTCGGCGTGATCCGCCACATGGTGAACCTGGAGGTGGTGAACACCTACGAGGGCACCCACGACATCCACGCCCTCATCCTCGGCCGCGCCCAGACCGGCATCCCGGCCTTCGGCGGCTGA
- the fabG gene encoding 3-oxoacyl-ACP reductase FabG: MFLKDKVAIVTGAGQGIGAAIAQAYAQEGAKVAVIDMNAKAADDVAADIRLAGGQAKGFACNVAERESVNRMAADVTAEWGRVDILVNNAGITRTAMLHKMTPEQWQQVIDVHMNGSFYCLQAVVNGMIERKSGRIINVTSTAGLLGTIGQINYSAAKAAIAGMTKSAAKELGRHGITVNAIAPGAATPMTEVIRTDDRFKDKYLERIPLGRWAEPYEVAPAFVFLASDWASYITGQILAVDGGLTIR, from the coding sequence ATGTTTCTGAAAGACAAGGTTGCAATCGTCACCGGCGCCGGACAGGGCATCGGCGCCGCCATCGCGCAGGCCTACGCCCAAGAAGGGGCAAAGGTCGCCGTAATCGACATGAATGCCAAGGCCGCCGACGACGTCGCCGCCGACATCCGCCTCGCCGGCGGACAGGCCAAGGGTTTCGCCTGCAACGTCGCCGAGCGCGAATCGGTCAACCGCATGGCCGCCGACGTCACCGCCGAATGGGGCCGCGTCGACATCCTGGTGAACAACGCCGGCATCACGCGCACCGCCATGCTGCACAAGATGACGCCGGAGCAGTGGCAGCAGGTCATCGACGTGCACATGAACGGCAGCTTCTACTGCCTGCAGGCGGTGGTGAACGGCATGATCGAGCGCAAATCCGGCCGCATCATCAACGTCACCTCGACGGCGGGCCTGCTCGGCACCATCGGCCAGATCAACTACAGCGCCGCCAAGGCCGCCATCGCCGGCATGACCAAGTCGGCGGCCAAGGAGCTCGGCCGCCACGGCATCACGGTGAACGCCATCGCCCCGGGGGCGGCGACGCCGATGACCGAGGTGATCCGCACCGACGACCGCTTCAAGGACAAGTACCTCGAGCGTATCCCGCTCGGCCGCTGGGCCGAGCCGTACGAAGTGGCGCCGGCCTTCGTCTTCCTCGCCTCCGACTGGGCGAGCTACATCACCGGACAGATCCTCGCCGTCGACGGCGGACTGACCATTCGCTAA
- a CDS encoding L-2-amino-thiazoline-4-carboxylic acid hydrolase, with protein MSTTEKSGADLEKALARKERDWQSMIRITHDFFHAWRKSVKDKHGEAAAKEMELAFWENVGVGTGEMYLKRGGKPEDLEQIAFTMQRASDVMGETAHMNKDGKDVLVVHTACPWMDSFRAAGLSNQCGEGCDRWFQVAAQTISPKVRVVTESQLPRGGDTCTRRFTLIG; from the coding sequence ATGAGCACGACGGAAAAGAGCGGCGCCGACCTGGAGAAGGCGCTGGCCCGCAAGGAGCGCGACTGGCAGTCGATGATCCGCATCACCCACGACTTCTTCCATGCCTGGCGCAAGTCGGTGAAGGACAAACATGGCGAGGCGGCGGCGAAGGAGATGGAACTCGCCTTCTGGGAGAACGTCGGCGTCGGCACAGGAGAGATGTATTTGAAGCGCGGCGGCAAGCCGGAGGATCTGGAGCAGATCGCCTTCACCATGCAGCGCGCCAGCGACGTCATGGGCGAGACGGCGCACATGAACAAGGACGGCAAGGACGTGCTGGTGGTGCACACCGCCTGCCCGTGGATGGATTCCTTCCGCGCCGCCGGCCTGTCGAACCAGTGCGGCGAGGGCTGCGACCGCTGGTTCCAGGTGGCGGCGCAGACCATCTCGCCGAAGGTGCGCGTGGTCACGGAAAGTCAGCTTCCGCGGGGCGGCGACACCTGCACGCGGCGCTTCACGCTGATCGGTTGA